The following are from one region of the Plasmodium cynomolgi strain B DNA, chromosome 1, whole genome shotgun sequence genome:
- a CDS encoding WD domain G-beta repeat domain containing protein (putative) encodes MELEHFDIGINRVEQRDEKVYYVILIQYKDLKYETSRRYSEFEELHWELLHMGFSALPKLPKKKLMAYKNAEYINYRKKVLNSYIHNLFIRADVRCCALFLNFILFYDKINLSVEVVKTKLLNSIGSQKFSMSDLYINEKYNFIICVYEDKSNLSKLGKLWSIIEPDIVGEIKVFTYNNDLTSTFCETYKEQTVYKARNIVCAESKSEVIISGDDGKIHVYKIDMQLLTLTYVKNIPCHNDTILKMMNFNADLFCTCGYDNAFRLFRFSDYKILSGGRCNKRLDKDKITTCHLLNYNNIVLGTDCSVFFIYNMMTNPPLYLDTKKLKNGEKINCFANTDKYLFVGYDNIIACYNYHYSSEAKNGRGLTLSETFSECVANQDTPGGSHIDAQTNEKQPLITKLIVDNNMSAQYVPPLLYDNTVLSLSVNKEKKVLYAGYEDAIVIWSITSGLIVSAFHGHTNGVHFLNFLSSSGFLLSGGDGGNLKVWKNDIDNFQIWKPKRRSYKANESTGISPQAVYAESSAYKNSQNNNFTFNESEDGDDPDNRSNAQSDSMSIDHLLGETNKKYDYQVYDTSNYKKDLINYNASTNINSVNSSRSNLFYDKSVSNAPQEFLSDASNLDVCILTSREDKGRSGSYDCNVDASVSKADNSFHAPLYAKDFQQNHADYFVSNEDAKFDHGGKNEERYQHDQYNLRGHNDYGVPPIARHGYEDYYEKGGSHGKTQHDDGQYSGGQHSGGQHSHGQHSGGQHSHGQHSGGQYSHGQHSVAHQMDMYGANYNSATAPQAQHNSDEGVPNSIDMKHNNEDDQFSSLKRDIVYVSDEDDDLISAFRSKKATFKNEYIFYKILLKSSFWRKKITKT; translated from the exons ATGGAACTGGAACACTTCGACATCGGTATAAACCGAGTGGAACAGAGAGACGAAAAGGTCTACTACGTCATCCTAATTCAGTACAAAGATCTCAAGTACGAAACGAGTAGGAGGTATAGCGAGTTTGAAGAGCTACACTGGGAGTTACTCCACATGGGTTTTTCAGCCCTACCAAAGTTAcccaagaaaaaattaatggcCTACAAAAACGCAGAATATATAAACTACAGAAAGAAGGTACTAAATTCGTATATTCACAATTTATTTATCCGAGCAGACGTGAGATGTTGTGCTTTGTTtctgaattttattttattttacgacaaaattaatttatccGTGGAGGTTGTAAAAACCAAGCTGCTAAACAGCATAGGatcacaaaaattttccatgAGTGATTTGTACATCAatgaaaaatacaattttattatttgtgtGTATGAGGATAAAAGCAATTTGAGCAAGTTGGGAAAATTATGGTCTATTATTGAGCCAGACATAGTTGGGGAAATAAAAGTCTTCACATATAATAACGATTTGACATCCACATTTTGTGAAACGTATAAAGAACAAACCGTTTATAAAGCTCGAAATATTGTGTGTGCAGAATCTAAAAGTGAAGTGATTATATCAGGGGATGATGGAAAAATCCACGTTTATAAAATTGACATGCAATTGCTAACCCTAACTTATGTAAAGAATATTCCTTGCCATAATGataccattttaaaaatgatgaatttcAATGCCGACTTATTTTGTACCTGTGGTTATGATAACGCATTCAGATTGTTTCGATTTAGTGATTATAAAATCCTGAGTGGGGGACGATGTAATAAACGTTTAGACAAGGATAAAATTACTACATGTCATCTGCTCAATTATAACAATATCGTCCTTGGAACTGATtgttccgttttttttatttacaatatgATGACCAATCCTCCCCTCTACCTAGATACCAAAAAActcaaaaatggagaaaaaattaactgctTCGCCAACACGGATAAGTACCTATTTGTAGGTTACGACAACATCATTGCGTGTTATAATTACCATTATAGtagtgaagcaaaaaatgggaggggGTTAACTTTAAGTGAGACCTTCTCAGAATGTGTGGCTAATCAGGACACGCCTGGCGGTAGCCACATAGATGCGCAAACAAACGAAAAGCAACCGCTCATCACCAAACTGATAGTAGACAATAACATGTCGGCGCAGTATGTCCCACCGTTGCTCTACGACAATACTGTCCTGTCCCTAAGTGTTaacaaagagaaaaaagtacTCTACGCAGGATATGAAGATGCAATTGTTATTTGGTCCATAACGAGTGGTCTGATCGTTTCGGCCTTCCATGGGCATACAAACGGGGtgcactttttaaattttttgagtaGCTCAGGTTTTTTACTCTCAGGGGGAGATGGGGGGAATTTAAAAGTATGGAAAAATGACATAgataattttcaaatatgGAAACCAAAGAGGAGGAGTTACAAAGCCAACGAATCGACAGGGATCTCCCCCCAAGCAGTGTACGCAGAATCATCGGCCTACAAAAATAGTCAGAATAACAATTTCACTTTTAACGAGAGCGAAGATGGTGACGACCCTGATAACAGAAGCAATGCGCAAAGCGACTCCATGTCTATTGATCACTTGTTGGGAGAAACGAACAAGAAATACGACTACCAAGTGTATGATACATCTAACTACAAGAAAGACCTAATTAATTACAACGCATCGACAAATATAAACAGTGTTAACTCCTCCAGGAGTAACCTTTTTTACGATAAAAGTGTGAGTAATGCGCCGCAGGAGTTTCTCTCCGATGCGAGCAACCTGGATGTGTGTATACTTACAAGCAGGGAAGACAAAGGCCGAAGTGGTAGCTACGACTGTAACGTTGATGCAAGTGTTAGCAAAGCGGATAACTCCTTTCACGCACCACTTTATGCCAAGGATTTTCAACAGAATCATGCGGATTATTTCGTATCAAACGAGGATGCAAAGTTTGATCATGGTGGGAAAAATGAGGAGCGTTATCAGCATGATCAGTATAACCTGCGTGGTCACAATGATTACGGCGTGCCTCCCATTGCACGACATGGATATGAAGACTACTACGAGAAGGGGGGGTCCCACGGAAAGACACAACACGATGATGGCCAGTATAGCGGCGGTCAGCATAGCGGTGGTCAGCATAGCCATGGTCAGCATAGCGGTGGTCAGCATAGCCATGGTCAGCATAGCGGTGGTCAGTATAGCCATGGTCAGCATAGCGTTGCTCACCAGATGGACATGTATGGAGCAAATTACAACAGCGCCACTGCCCCTCAGGCGCAGCACAACTCCGACGAGGGGGTACCGAATTCAATCGATATGAAGCACAATAATGAGGATGACCAGTTCAGTAGCTTAAAGAGGGACATCGTTTACGTCAGTGACGAGGACGATGATTTGATTTCAGCCTTTAG ATCAAAAAAGGCAActttcaaaaatgaatatattttttacaaaattttactgAAATCAagtttttggagaaaaaaaattacaaaaacatag
- a CDS encoding calcium-dependent protein kinase 3 (putative) produces MWQSYFQENVKCEQTEQAGEMEGETTLPEYDSHEEWVHVDKPFEMNCDNLVGDKERRKKGSHKIYGDGRKDPCWMVDNSGTDKGRYDTSEEGEKRREDHSDKKWVYRSSDQNGIYQNGLNCVLRSENKYVECLQSCEHIKNNFKMVKLLKDNCSNFVYKCFDINNKRYVAIKSVNKEKQLSIMSYSTYLSIYRIVQKINNDNVVKIYDVLESPSHFFIVMELCEGTDLVEYVSKEEIPFEKVKDIISQLLNGINALHANSIIHRDIKLDNLMFKDKDFEKLVIIDFDMSVYILTNPSFAQNSVHANSVQVNKALPKHSCNCEYIASEDVAKRGGNVLRRSQFLTNNFDSNNTYTNRVMGNNEDRKNCVMYPPYSDSYIKIHKNNKKTTSFNYNYISQIENGFLSACTGNTEKTFINEGDKVIYNDLIIGTKEYMSPYCLKGIYSIKTDIYSIGGINKWQNEVINKNKDIVIPFSFLFHNITCTYFVKLMDVHLMHNNIYFCKNSCLLDNNLKEIEKLRNIKIDFNQIKINAKNIYLLEILKRSLSLDLDDQYSSVSEILENKIFS; encoded by the exons atgtggcaaTCGTATTTCCAGGAGAATGTTAAGTGTGAACAAACTGAACAGGCTGGTGAAATGGAAGGGGAGACAACCCTCCCTGAATATGATAGTCACGAGGAATGGGTCCATGTTGATAAGCCTTTTGAAATGAACTGTGATAACCTAGTGGGGGAcaaggaaagaaggaaaaaaggcagtcataaaatatatggcGATGGAAGGAAGGACCCGTGCTGGATGGTCGACAATAGTGGAACGGATAAGGGAAGATACGATACCTCTGaggaaggcgaaaaaaggagagaagacCATTCggataaaaaatgggtataTCGGAGTAGCGACCAAAATGGCATATATCAAAACGGCCTTAACTGTGTCTTGCGCAGCGAAAACAAATATGTGGAGTGCCTACAAAGCTGCGAGCACATCAAGAATaacttcaaaatggtgaagctGCTAAAAGATAACTGCTCCAATTTTGTATACAAATGCTTCGACATAAACAACAAAAGATATGTGGCCATCAAAAGTGtgaacaaagaaaaacaacTCTCCATTATGAGCTACAGTACATATTTAAGTATTTACAGAATTGTGCAGAAGATTAATAACGATAATGTAGTTAAGATTTATGATGTGTTGGAGAgtccttctcatttttttatcgtcaTGGAGTTATGTGAAGGGACAGACCTCGTCGAATATGTGTCCAAGGAAGAAATTCCTTTCGAGAAGGTGAAAGATATTATTTCACAACTACTGAATGGAATTAATGCTCTGCATGCCAATTCGATCATTCACAGAGATATTAAATTGGATAACCTCATGTTTAAGGACAAAGATTTCGAGAAGTTGGTCATAATTGATTTTGACATGAGTGTTTACAT CTTGACCAATCCCAGCTTCGCCCAAAACAGCGTGCACGCCAATTCCGTGCAAGTGAACAAGGCCCTTCCAAAGCACTCATGCAACTGCGAATATATCGCGAGTGAGGACGTAGccaagagggggggaaatgtgCTGCGCAGAAGCCAATTCCTGACGAACAACTTCGACTCGAATAACACGTACACCAACAGAGTCATGGGAAATAATGAGGAccgaaaaaattgtgtcaTGTACCCTCCCTACTCCGATAGTTATATAAAGATTCAcaagaacaacaaaaaaacgacgtCCTTTAATTACAATTATATAAGTCAGATAGAGAATGGATTCCTATCTGCCTGTACAGGAAACACGGAGAAGACGTTCATTAACGAAGGAGACAAAGTCATTTACAACGATCTGATTATTGGGACGAAAGAATACATGTCTCCGTACTGTTTGAAGGGAATATATAGCATAAAAACAGACATATACAGTATTGGa GGTATCAACAAATGGCAGAATGAAGtgattaacaaaaataaggaTATAGtcattcctttttccttccttttccatAACATAACCTGCacttattttgtaaaattaatgGACGTACACCTAATGCacaataatatttatttttgcaaaaatagtTGCCTCCTGGATAACAATTTGAAAGAAATTGAGAAACTGAGGAACATCAAAATAGATTTTAATCAGATCAAAATAAatgccaaaaatatttacctgCTTGAGATTTTGAAGCGGTCTTTATCGCTCGACCTCGACGATCAGTATAGTAGCGTTTCcgaaattttggaaaacaaaattttctcctGA